The Sylvia atricapilla isolate bSylAtr1 chromosome 5, bSylAtr1.pri, whole genome shotgun sequence genome includes a window with the following:
- the MICALL1 gene encoding MICAL-like protein 1 isoform X3 produces the protein MSGPRGALQAWCRRQCEGYRGVEIRDLSTSFRDGLAFCAILHRHRPDLLDFDSLSKDDVYENNRLAFELAEQELGIPALLDPNDMVSMKVPDCLSIMTYVSQYYNHFNNPSQASIPPPMKRPTAASSPPLLSHKTPVAAIESPSAPQDDVPLEPSERSQRSTLSSTCAACQQHVHLVQRYLAEGKLYHRHCFRCKECSSTLLPGSYKPGSEAGTFVCTQHRGKVAMSGKAERRPSPDRQSPELKTEAEAGSMGEKALQAGAEVGKDDGDSQESVAEIPMPAEGLAGPAEKDSTASKAETLIPPAHAGNEAPVSQTPPRPPIPSRPAGLTQDKASSLDGRLRDSRPTPAPRKATDASALFPPTSHPVPRPRSTLQGEGSECGPSMVNGRVPEPSPPVPKPRGRPCSSDRGGAAVRAKDPPWMALVQAEPKKKPAPPPPPGNSNETPSRTSEEEDGEEVGKARSEESRSDTIEPKLYNPFEEEDEEEVESADTQKSTPEQEQSETAAKPLHPWYGITPTSSPKAKKRPAPRAPNASPLVHHPISRLSHSEPSSSTPSPALSLESINSESSAKVLGDTDEASVPKSSSEPTVHMPTAAKTSSADAPLASVSSKDRPAVPASLSTNSSFSSSSELASLSGEMQPSTLQTSRSISTGSLKTSPSRLPPKPPAGASPTPILLASDGGAGSPKTSSSPKPQLKSSCKENPFNRKPSPAASPSAKKPTKGSKPVRPPAPGHGFPLIKRKVQTDQYIPEEDIYGEMDAIEHQLDELEHRGVALEEKLRSAENDNPEDSLLVDWFKLIHEKHMLVRHESELIYIFKQQNLEQRQSDVEYELRCLLNKPEKDWTDEDRGREKVLMQELVTIIEQRNAIVNCLDEDRQREEEEDKMLEAMIKRKEFHKETETESKKKGKFKPMKVLKLLSNKHDSKSKSPKEKS, from the exons AGACTTTGATTCTCTCTCCAAAGATGACGTCTATGAGAATAATCGCTTG gcCTTTGAgttggcagagcaggagctgggcatcccagccctgcttgaTCCCAATGATATGGTCTCCATGAAAGTCCCCGACTGCCTCAGCATCATGACTTATGTGTCTCAGTATTACAACCATTTCAACAACCCCAGCCAAG CCAGCATCCCTCCACCTATGAAGCGACCaactgctgcctcctctcctcctctgctgtcccACAAGACGCCTGTGGCTGCAATTGAGAGTCCTTCAGCACCACAG GATGATGTCCCCTTGGAGCCCTCGGAGCGGTCCCAGCGCAGCACGCTCAGCAGCACCTGTGCAGcctgccagcagcatgtccacCTGGTGCAGCGCTACCTGGCTGAGGGCAAGCTCTACCACCGCCACTGCTTCAG GTGTAAGGAATGCTCCAGCACGCTGCTCCCGGGGTCATACAAGCCTGGGTCAGAGGCAGGGACTTTTGTCTGCACGCAGCATCGTGGTAAAGTGGCCATGAGtgggaaggcagagagaaggCCCAGTCCAGACCGACAGTCACCAGAGCTAAAAACTGAGGCTGAGGCTGGCAGCATGGGAGAGAAGGccctccaggcaggagcagaggtgggGAAGGATGATGGTGACTCCCAGGAGAGTGTGGCAGAGATCCCTATGCCTGCAGAGGGGCTTGCTGGCCCAGCAGAGaaggacagcacagccagcaaagCAGAGACACTGATACCCCCTGCTCATGCTGGCAATGAGGCACCTGTCTCCCAAACTCCCCCTAGGCCTCCAATCCCCAGCAGACCTGCAGGGCTCACGCAGGACAAAGCCAGCTCGCTGGATGGACGGCTCAGAGACTCACGTCCCACCCCAGCCCCAAGGAAGGCCACTGATGCGTCTGCCCTCTTCCCTCCAACCTCCCACCCTGTCCCCCGGCCCAGGTCCACCCTGCAGGGCGAGGGCAGCGAGTGTGGGCCCAGCATGGTGAACG GTCGGGTACCTGAACCCAGCCCTCCTGTCCCAAAACCTCGAGGGAGACCCTGCTCCTCTGATCG TGGTGGAGCAGCTGTAAGAGCCAAGGACCCACCATGGATGGCCTTAGTGCAAGCAGAGCCCAAGAAGAAGCCagctccccctcctcccccaggcAACAGCAATGAGACTCCAAGTAGGACttcagaggaggaggatggggaggaggtGGGGAAAGCCAGGAGTGAGGAGAGCAGGTCTGATACCATAGAGCCCAAACTGTACAACCCCTttgaggaagaggatgaggaggaagtgGAAAGTGCTGATACACAAAAGAGCACacctgagcaggagcagagtgagACTGCTGCCAAACCTCTCCACCCCTGGTATGGCATCACTCCTACCAGCAGTCCAAAGGCAAAGAAGCGGCCAGCTCCACGAGCCCCCAATGCTTCCCCGCTAG TCCACCACCCCATCTCCAGGCTGTCACACTCTGAGCCCTCATCCTCCACCCCATCTCCAGCCCTCAGCCTCGAGAGCATCAACTCTGAGAGTTCCGCCAAGGTGCTGGGAGACACCGACGAGGCCTCAGTTCCCAAAAGCTCCTCCGAGCCCACTGTGCACATGCCAACAGCCGCCAAGACTTCCAGCGCTGATGCACCACTGGCCAGCGTCTCCTCAAAGGACAGGCCTGCTGTCCCAGCCAGCCTCTCCACCaactcctccttctcctcctccagcgAGCTGGCCAGCCTTAGTGGGGAAATGCAGCCCAGCACCCTGCAGACCAGCAGGAGCATCTCCACTGGCAGCCTGAAGACCAGCCCCAGCCGGCTGCCCCCCAAGCCTCCAGCTGGAGCTAGCCCTACACCCATCCTCCTGGCTTCAGATGGGGGTGCTGGGAGCCCCAAGACATCTTCCTCACCTAAACCACAGCTGAAG TCTTCCTGCAAAGAGAACCCCTTCAATCGGAAGCCATCACCTGCTGCCTCCCCCTCGGCAAAGAAACCTACCAAGGGCTCCAAGCCTGTGCGTCCTCCTGCACCAGGCCACGGCTTCCCACTGATCAAACGCAAG GTGCAGACAGATCAGTACATCCCTGAGGAAGATATCTATGGGGAGATGGATGCCATTGAGCATCAGCTGGATGAGCTGGAGCACCGTGGGGTAGCCTTGGAGGAAAAACTGCGCAGTGCTGAGAATG ACAACCCTGAGGACAGCCTGCTTGTGGACTGGTTCAAACTCATCCATGAGAAGCATATGCTGGTGCGCCACGAGTCTGAGCTCATCTACAT CTTCAAGCAGCAGAACCTGGAGCAGCGGCAGTCAGACGTGGAGTATGAGTTGCGATGCCTCCTCAACAAGCCAG AGAAGGACTGGACCGATGAGGACCGAGGGAGGGAGAAGGTGTTGATGCAGGAGCTGGTGACCATCATTGAGCAGAGGAATGCCATTGTGAACTGCCTGGACGAGGACCGGCAAAG agaagaggaggaggataaAATGTTGGAAGCCATGATTAAAAGGAAAG AATTCCACAAGGAGACGGAGACCGAGAGCAAGAAGAAAGGCAAATTCAAGCCCATGAAGGTGCTTAAGCTGCTGAGTAACAAGCATGACTCCAAGAGCAAGTCACCCAAGGAGAAAAGCTAG
- the MICALL1 gene encoding MICAL-like protein 1 isoform X1 — MSGPRGALQAWCRRQCEGYRGVEIRDLSTSFRDGLAFCAILHRHRPDLLDFDSLSKDDVYENNRLAFELAEQELGIPALLDPNDMVSMKVPDCLSIMTYVSQYYNHFNNPSQASIPPPMKRPTAASSPPLLSHKTPVAAIESPSAPQGAAVLENAWSGEQLVAPILSCLCVVSQDDVPLEPSERSQRSTLSSTCAACQQHVHLVQRYLAEGKLYHRHCFRCKECSSTLLPGSYKPGSEAGTFVCTQHRGKVAMSGKAERRPSPDRQSPELKTEAEAGSMGEKALQAGAEVGKDDGDSQESVAEIPMPAEGLAGPAEKDSTASKAETLIPPAHAGNEAPVSQTPPRPPIPSRPAGLTQDKASSLDGRLRDSRPTPAPRKATDASALFPPTSHPVPRPRSTLQGEGSECGPSMVNGRVPEPSPPVPKPRGRPCSSDRGGAAVRAKDPPWMALVQAEPKKKPAPPPPPGNSNETPSRTSEEEDGEEVGKARSEESRSDTIEPKLYNPFEEEDEEEVESADTQKSTPEQEQSETAAKPLHPWYGITPTSSPKAKKRPAPRAPNASPLVHHPISRLSHSEPSSSTPSPALSLESINSESSAKVLGDTDEASVPKSSSEPTVHMPTAAKTSSADAPLASVSSKDRPAVPASLSTNSSFSSSSELASLSGEMQPSTLQTSRSISTGSLKTSPSRLPPKPPAGASPTPILLASDGGAGSPKTSSSPKPQLKSSCKENPFNRKPSPAASPSAKKPTKGSKPVRPPAPGHGFPLIKRKVQTDQYIPEEDIYGEMDAIEHQLDELEHRGVALEEKLRSAENDNPEDSLLVDWFKLIHEKHMLVRHESELIYIFKQQNLEQRQSDVEYELRCLLNKPEKDWTDEDRGREKVLMQELVTIIEQRNAIVNCLDEDRQREEEEDKMLEAMIKRKEFHKETETESKKKGKFKPMKVLKLLSNKHDSKSKSPKEKS; from the exons AGACTTTGATTCTCTCTCCAAAGATGACGTCTATGAGAATAATCGCTTG gcCTTTGAgttggcagagcaggagctgggcatcccagccctgcttgaTCCCAATGATATGGTCTCCATGAAAGTCCCCGACTGCCTCAGCATCATGACTTATGTGTCTCAGTATTACAACCATTTCAACAACCCCAGCCAAG CCAGCATCCCTCCACCTATGAAGCGACCaactgctgcctcctctcctcctctgctgtcccACAAGACGCCTGTGGCTGCAATTGAGAGTCCTTCAGCACCACAG ggagcagctgttCTGGAGAACGCATGGTCTGGGGAGCAGCTTGTGGCCCCCATCCTGAGCTGCCTGTGCGTTGTGTCCCAGGATGATGTCCCCTTGGAGCCCTCGGAGCGGTCCCAGCGCAGCACGCTCAGCAGCACCTGTGCAGcctgccagcagcatgtccacCTGGTGCAGCGCTACCTGGCTGAGGGCAAGCTCTACCACCGCCACTGCTTCAG GTGTAAGGAATGCTCCAGCACGCTGCTCCCGGGGTCATACAAGCCTGGGTCAGAGGCAGGGACTTTTGTCTGCACGCAGCATCGTGGTAAAGTGGCCATGAGtgggaaggcagagagaaggCCCAGTCCAGACCGACAGTCACCAGAGCTAAAAACTGAGGCTGAGGCTGGCAGCATGGGAGAGAAGGccctccaggcaggagcagaggtgggGAAGGATGATGGTGACTCCCAGGAGAGTGTGGCAGAGATCCCTATGCCTGCAGAGGGGCTTGCTGGCCCAGCAGAGaaggacagcacagccagcaaagCAGAGACACTGATACCCCCTGCTCATGCTGGCAATGAGGCACCTGTCTCCCAAACTCCCCCTAGGCCTCCAATCCCCAGCAGACCTGCAGGGCTCACGCAGGACAAAGCCAGCTCGCTGGATGGACGGCTCAGAGACTCACGTCCCACCCCAGCCCCAAGGAAGGCCACTGATGCGTCTGCCCTCTTCCCTCCAACCTCCCACCCTGTCCCCCGGCCCAGGTCCACCCTGCAGGGCGAGGGCAGCGAGTGTGGGCCCAGCATGGTGAACG GTCGGGTACCTGAACCCAGCCCTCCTGTCCCAAAACCTCGAGGGAGACCCTGCTCCTCTGATCG TGGTGGAGCAGCTGTAAGAGCCAAGGACCCACCATGGATGGCCTTAGTGCAAGCAGAGCCCAAGAAGAAGCCagctccccctcctcccccaggcAACAGCAATGAGACTCCAAGTAGGACttcagaggaggaggatggggaggaggtGGGGAAAGCCAGGAGTGAGGAGAGCAGGTCTGATACCATAGAGCCCAAACTGTACAACCCCTttgaggaagaggatgaggaggaagtgGAAAGTGCTGATACACAAAAGAGCACacctgagcaggagcagagtgagACTGCTGCCAAACCTCTCCACCCCTGGTATGGCATCACTCCTACCAGCAGTCCAAAGGCAAAGAAGCGGCCAGCTCCACGAGCCCCCAATGCTTCCCCGCTAG TCCACCACCCCATCTCCAGGCTGTCACACTCTGAGCCCTCATCCTCCACCCCATCTCCAGCCCTCAGCCTCGAGAGCATCAACTCTGAGAGTTCCGCCAAGGTGCTGGGAGACACCGACGAGGCCTCAGTTCCCAAAAGCTCCTCCGAGCCCACTGTGCACATGCCAACAGCCGCCAAGACTTCCAGCGCTGATGCACCACTGGCCAGCGTCTCCTCAAAGGACAGGCCTGCTGTCCCAGCCAGCCTCTCCACCaactcctccttctcctcctccagcgAGCTGGCCAGCCTTAGTGGGGAAATGCAGCCCAGCACCCTGCAGACCAGCAGGAGCATCTCCACTGGCAGCCTGAAGACCAGCCCCAGCCGGCTGCCCCCCAAGCCTCCAGCTGGAGCTAGCCCTACACCCATCCTCCTGGCTTCAGATGGGGGTGCTGGGAGCCCCAAGACATCTTCCTCACCTAAACCACAGCTGAAG TCTTCCTGCAAAGAGAACCCCTTCAATCGGAAGCCATCACCTGCTGCCTCCCCCTCGGCAAAGAAACCTACCAAGGGCTCCAAGCCTGTGCGTCCTCCTGCACCAGGCCACGGCTTCCCACTGATCAAACGCAAG GTGCAGACAGATCAGTACATCCCTGAGGAAGATATCTATGGGGAGATGGATGCCATTGAGCATCAGCTGGATGAGCTGGAGCACCGTGGGGTAGCCTTGGAGGAAAAACTGCGCAGTGCTGAGAATG ACAACCCTGAGGACAGCCTGCTTGTGGACTGGTTCAAACTCATCCATGAGAAGCATATGCTGGTGCGCCACGAGTCTGAGCTCATCTACAT CTTCAAGCAGCAGAACCTGGAGCAGCGGCAGTCAGACGTGGAGTATGAGTTGCGATGCCTCCTCAACAAGCCAG AGAAGGACTGGACCGATGAGGACCGAGGGAGGGAGAAGGTGTTGATGCAGGAGCTGGTGACCATCATTGAGCAGAGGAATGCCATTGTGAACTGCCTGGACGAGGACCGGCAAAG agaagaggaggaggataaAATGTTGGAAGCCATGATTAAAAGGAAAG AATTCCACAAGGAGACGGAGACCGAGAGCAAGAAGAAAGGCAAATTCAAGCCCATGAAGGTGCTTAAGCTGCTGAGTAACAAGCATGACTCCAAGAGCAAGTCACCCAAGGAGAAAAGCTAG
- the C5H22orf23 gene encoding LOW QUALITY PROTEIN: UPF0193 protein EVG1 (The sequence of the model RefSeq protein was modified relative to this genomic sequence to represent the inferred CDS: substituted 2 bases at 2 genomic stop codons), with protein sequence MEAAGTTGRGGGSAAGRPAQYSTGTRELVRAMMEELQVTQSQKRYLMDYVKREWGQPGQAVPTGQSGNKAQPCDLNRSLSCSVTRVRHLGYWGLCFXXYYGSTGGDALPLQRFPPSSKQPVPVSYPAAACQPHRLPARPLLRPAKVCQAGDAYTREKFKPQPTRDLEKEKRRLQNILATGKDEVEQVFVRKKEEEIAEPDRFEELMNEIQERREFLAEMEALGQGRKYQGIVLTEISQKLHEMEIIDKKRSEEMRNIMTKASPVGNKSNLQD encoded by the exons ATGGAGGCGGCGGGGACCACGGGCCGCGGCGGGGGCTCGGCGGCAGGCCGGCCGGCCCAGTACAGCACAGGCACGCGGGAGCTAGTGAGAG CGATGATGGAGGAGTTGCAGGTGACGCAGTCCCAGAAGCGATACCTGATGGACTATGTGAAACGTGA ATGGGGACAACCGGGGCAAGCTGTCCCCACTGGTCAGTCAGGAAACAAGGCACAACCGTGTGACTTGAACCGCAGTCTATCATGCTCAGTGACCAGGGTGAGACATCTGGGGTACTGGGGTCTTTGTTTCTGATGATACTATGGATCAACAG GAGGAGATGCCCTCCCCCTTCAGAGATTCCCCCCGTCCAGCAAACAGCCAGTGCCTGTTTCCtacccagcagcagcctgtcagCCACACAGGCTTCCAGCTAGACCCCTTCTCCGACCTGCCAAAGTCTGCCAGGCAGGAGATGCCTACACCCGAGAGAAATTCAAGCCACAGCCCACAC GAgatttggaaaaggagaagagaagacttcAAAACATCCTGGCAACAGGGAAGGACGAGGTGGAGCAGGTGTTTGTTcggaaaaaggaagaagagataGCAGAGCCTGACCGGTTTGAAGAAT TGATGAATGAAATTCAAGAGAGGAGGGAATTCCTGGCAGAGATGGAAGCTCTAGGACAGGGCAGGAAGTATCAAGGGATTGTCCTCACTGAAATATCACAG AAACTGCACGAGATGGAGATCATTGACAAGAAAAGAAGTGAGGAAATGAGAAATATCATGACAAAAGCCTCCCCTGTTGGGAACAAGTCCAATCTCCAAGACTAG
- the MICALL1 gene encoding MICAL-like protein 1 isoform X4 has protein sequence MKRPTAASSPPLLSHKTPVAAIESPSAPQGAAVLENAWSGEQLVAPILSCLCVVSQDDVPLEPSERSQRSTLSSTCAACQQHVHLVQRYLAEGKLYHRHCFRCKECSSTLLPGSYKPGSEAGTFVCTQHRGKVAMSGKAERRPSPDRQSPELKTEAEAGSMGEKALQAGAEVGKDDGDSQESVAEIPMPAEGLAGPAEKDSTASKAETLIPPAHAGNEAPVSQTPPRPPIPSRPAGLTQDKASSLDGRLRDSRPTPAPRKATDASALFPPTSHPVPRPRSTLQGEGSECGPSMVNGRVPEPSPPVPKPRGRPCSSDRGGAAVRAKDPPWMALVQAEPKKKPAPPPPPGNSNETPSRTSEEEDGEEVGKARSEESRSDTIEPKLYNPFEEEDEEEVESADTQKSTPEQEQSETAAKPLHPWYGITPTSSPKAKKRPAPRAPNASPLVHHPISRLSHSEPSSSTPSPALSLESINSESSAKVLGDTDEASVPKSSSEPTVHMPTAAKTSSADAPLASVSSKDRPAVPASLSTNSSFSSSSELASLSGEMQPSTLQTSRSISTGSLKTSPSRLPPKPPAGASPTPILLASDGGAGSPKTSSSPKPQLKSSCKENPFNRKPSPAASPSAKKPTKGSKPVRPPAPGHGFPLIKRKVQTDQYIPEEDIYGEMDAIEHQLDELEHRGVALEEKLRSAENDNPEDSLLVDWFKLIHEKHMLVRHESELIYIFKQQNLEQRQSDVEYELRCLLNKPEKDWTDEDRGREKVLMQELVTIIEQRNAIVNCLDEDRQREEEEDKMLEAMIKRKEFHKETETESKKKGKFKPMKVLKLLSNKHDSKSKSPKEKS, from the exons ATGAAGCGACCaactgctgcctcctctcctcctctgctgtcccACAAGACGCCTGTGGCTGCAATTGAGAGTCCTTCAGCACCACAG ggagcagctgttCTGGAGAACGCATGGTCTGGGGAGCAGCTTGTGGCCCCCATCCTGAGCTGCCTGTGCGTTGTGTCCCAGGATGATGTCCCCTTGGAGCCCTCGGAGCGGTCCCAGCGCAGCACGCTCAGCAGCACCTGTGCAGcctgccagcagcatgtccacCTGGTGCAGCGCTACCTGGCTGAGGGCAAGCTCTACCACCGCCACTGCTTCAG GTGTAAGGAATGCTCCAGCACGCTGCTCCCGGGGTCATACAAGCCTGGGTCAGAGGCAGGGACTTTTGTCTGCACGCAGCATCGTGGTAAAGTGGCCATGAGtgggaaggcagagagaaggCCCAGTCCAGACCGACAGTCACCAGAGCTAAAAACTGAGGCTGAGGCTGGCAGCATGGGAGAGAAGGccctccaggcaggagcagaggtgggGAAGGATGATGGTGACTCCCAGGAGAGTGTGGCAGAGATCCCTATGCCTGCAGAGGGGCTTGCTGGCCCAGCAGAGaaggacagcacagccagcaaagCAGAGACACTGATACCCCCTGCTCATGCTGGCAATGAGGCACCTGTCTCCCAAACTCCCCCTAGGCCTCCAATCCCCAGCAGACCTGCAGGGCTCACGCAGGACAAAGCCAGCTCGCTGGATGGACGGCTCAGAGACTCACGTCCCACCCCAGCCCCAAGGAAGGCCACTGATGCGTCTGCCCTCTTCCCTCCAACCTCCCACCCTGTCCCCCGGCCCAGGTCCACCCTGCAGGGCGAGGGCAGCGAGTGTGGGCCCAGCATGGTGAACG GTCGGGTACCTGAACCCAGCCCTCCTGTCCCAAAACCTCGAGGGAGACCCTGCTCCTCTGATCG TGGTGGAGCAGCTGTAAGAGCCAAGGACCCACCATGGATGGCCTTAGTGCAAGCAGAGCCCAAGAAGAAGCCagctccccctcctcccccaggcAACAGCAATGAGACTCCAAGTAGGACttcagaggaggaggatggggaggaggtGGGGAAAGCCAGGAGTGAGGAGAGCAGGTCTGATACCATAGAGCCCAAACTGTACAACCCCTttgaggaagaggatgaggaggaagtgGAAAGTGCTGATACACAAAAGAGCACacctgagcaggagcagagtgagACTGCTGCCAAACCTCTCCACCCCTGGTATGGCATCACTCCTACCAGCAGTCCAAAGGCAAAGAAGCGGCCAGCTCCACGAGCCCCCAATGCTTCCCCGCTAG TCCACCACCCCATCTCCAGGCTGTCACACTCTGAGCCCTCATCCTCCACCCCATCTCCAGCCCTCAGCCTCGAGAGCATCAACTCTGAGAGTTCCGCCAAGGTGCTGGGAGACACCGACGAGGCCTCAGTTCCCAAAAGCTCCTCCGAGCCCACTGTGCACATGCCAACAGCCGCCAAGACTTCCAGCGCTGATGCACCACTGGCCAGCGTCTCCTCAAAGGACAGGCCTGCTGTCCCAGCCAGCCTCTCCACCaactcctccttctcctcctccagcgAGCTGGCCAGCCTTAGTGGGGAAATGCAGCCCAGCACCCTGCAGACCAGCAGGAGCATCTCCACTGGCAGCCTGAAGACCAGCCCCAGCCGGCTGCCCCCCAAGCCTCCAGCTGGAGCTAGCCCTACACCCATCCTCCTGGCTTCAGATGGGGGTGCTGGGAGCCCCAAGACATCTTCCTCACCTAAACCACAGCTGAAG TCTTCCTGCAAAGAGAACCCCTTCAATCGGAAGCCATCACCTGCTGCCTCCCCCTCGGCAAAGAAACCTACCAAGGGCTCCAAGCCTGTGCGTCCTCCTGCACCAGGCCACGGCTTCCCACTGATCAAACGCAAG GTGCAGACAGATCAGTACATCCCTGAGGAAGATATCTATGGGGAGATGGATGCCATTGAGCATCAGCTGGATGAGCTGGAGCACCGTGGGGTAGCCTTGGAGGAAAAACTGCGCAGTGCTGAGAATG ACAACCCTGAGGACAGCCTGCTTGTGGACTGGTTCAAACTCATCCATGAGAAGCATATGCTGGTGCGCCACGAGTCTGAGCTCATCTACAT CTTCAAGCAGCAGAACCTGGAGCAGCGGCAGTCAGACGTGGAGTATGAGTTGCGATGCCTCCTCAACAAGCCAG AGAAGGACTGGACCGATGAGGACCGAGGGAGGGAGAAGGTGTTGATGCAGGAGCTGGTGACCATCATTGAGCAGAGGAATGCCATTGTGAACTGCCTGGACGAGGACCGGCAAAG agaagaggaggaggataaAATGTTGGAAGCCATGATTAAAAGGAAAG AATTCCACAAGGAGACGGAGACCGAGAGCAAGAAGAAAGGCAAATTCAAGCCCATGAAGGTGCTTAAGCTGCTGAGTAACAAGCATGACTCCAAGAGCAAGTCACCCAAGGAGAAAAGCTAG